A single Halarcobacter anaerophilus DNA region contains:
- a CDS encoding glucosaminidase domain-containing protein, which yields MKFFIKILFLSSLVGGSAFASIGFPDKYYKMSSKKAKEFFFNYFEKRIEIENIKILADRLFVKSLLNSPLPKKDSLEYKKLELLQKKYKVQNMFDYSKFLRRIDIIPPSMALAQAATESGWGKSRFFKKANNIFGHWTYNPKIGMVPLERKEGAKHLVRVFSTLEDSIAAYMLNLNRTPAYKKFRDLREKMRSTKIFINGLVLSATMTKYSGIGHDYVKILQSIIRKSQLINYDIKFYEKIKNLD from the coding sequence ATGAAATTTTTCATAAAAATTTTATTTCTCTCTTCTCTTGTCGGCGGTTCTGCTTTTGCAAGCATCGGTTTCCCTGATAAATATTATAAGATGTCTTCAAAGAAGGCTAAAGAGTTCTTTTTTAACTATTTTGAAAAAAGAATTGAAATTGAAAATATAAAAATCTTGGCAGACAGGCTTTTTGTAAAATCTTTATTAAACTCCCCTCTTCCTAAAAAAGACTCTTTAGAATACAAAAAACTTGAACTTTTGCAAAAGAAATACAAAGTTCAAAATATGTTCGATTATTCTAAGTTTTTAAGAAGAATAGATATAATTCCTCCTTCGATGGCTCTTGCCCAAGCAGCAACAGAGAGTGGCTGGGGGAAAAGCAGATTTTTTAAAAAAGCAAACAATATCTTCGGACACTGGACTTATAATCCGAAAATAGGAATGGTTCCTTTGGAAAGAAAAGAGGGAGCAAAACATTTAGTAAGGGTTTTTTCAACCCTTGAAGACTCAATTGCGGCTTATATGCTAAATTTAAACAGGACACCTGCTTATAAAAAGTTTAGAGATTTAAGAGAAAAAATGAGATCTACAAAAATATTTATAAATGGCTTGGTATTAAGTGCAACAATGACAAAATACTCAGGTATAGGTCATGATTACGTTAAAATATTGCAATCAATAATCAGAAAAAGCCAGTTAATAAATTATGATATAAAATTTTACGAAAAAATTAAAAATTTAGATTAA
- the dapF gene encoding diaminopimelate epimerase, whose protein sequence is MTYAKYSASGNDFVILHCFVEKDFTQEAIKLCNRTEGIGADGFVVLLPSKEADFKWKFYNSDGSAAAMCGNATRAVAHYAFNNNLASSKMKFLTDAGIIESEVMNNNIVKTQMTEPKVIKEQFEQEGFIWYLIDTGVPHLVTFVDDLEKYDHELCAKMRYEHNANVNFAKMQNGKIKVRTYERGVEGETLACGTGMVACFLRAQDLNLVKDTALIYPKSNEELTVSKVGEKIYFQGAVKKVFTATIE, encoded by the coding sequence ATGACTTATGCGAAATATTCTGCAAGTGGAAACGACTTTGTGATTTTACACTGCTTTGTAGAAAAAGATTTTACACAAGAAGCAATAAAACTTTGCAATAGAACGGAAGGGATCGGAGCCGATGGATTCGTTGTTTTACTCCCTTCTAAAGAAGCAGATTTTAAATGGAAATTTTATAATAGCGACGGAAGTGCAGCTGCTATGTGCGGAAATGCAACAAGAGCAGTTGCCCACTATGCTTTTAATAATAATCTAGCTTCTTCAAAAATGAAATTCTTGACTGATGCGGGAATTATAGAATCTGAAGTTATGAATAATAACATAGTAAAAACACAAATGACCGAGCCAAAAGTTATAAAAGAGCAGTTTGAACAAGAGGGTTTTATTTGGTATTTAATTGATACTGGAGTACCTCATTTAGTAACTTTTGTCGACGATTTAGAAAAATATGACCATGAGTTATGTGCAAAAATGAGATATGAACATAATGCAAACGTAAATTTTGCAAAAATGCAAAACGGGAAAATAAAAGTCAGAACATATGAAAGAGGAGTAGAAGGAGAGACTCTTGCTTGCGGAACAGGAATGGTTGCTTGTTTTTTAAGAGCCCAAGATTTGAATTTGGTAAAAGATACTGCTCTTATTTATCCAAAAAGCAATGAAGAATTAACAGTTTCAAAAGTGGGAGAAAAAATCTATTTTCAAGGTGCGGTAAAAAAAGTTTTTACTGCAACAATAGAGTAA
- the coaE gene encoding dephospho-CoA kinase (Dephospho-CoA kinase (CoaE) performs the final step in coenzyme A biosynthesis.) has translation MNNDLFKYAIALTGGIATGKSTVCNLLKLHGFLTIDADKIAHKLLDQNSSKIALMFGDEYVEDGKVLRKKLGKIIFSNEENKLKLEALLHPLIKDEIEKESRVFEEQKKPYFIDIPLFFEKMNYPISKSLVVYTPKEIQIQRLMQRDNITEEEALLKISNQMDIEEKKSMADLIIDNSSNLKNLQNEVERVIKEIL, from the coding sequence ATGAATAATGATTTATTTAAATATGCAATTGCATTAACAGGTGGAATAGCAACAGGTAAAAGCACAGTTTGTAATCTACTCAAACTCCATGGCTTTCTGACGATTGATGCAGATAAAATAGCCCATAAACTACTTGATCAAAATAGTTCAAAGATCGCTTTAATGTTTGGAGACGAGTATGTAGAAGATGGTAAAGTTTTAAGAAAAAAACTAGGTAAAATCATCTTTTCAAATGAAGAAAACAAACTAAAACTTGAAGCTTTGCTTCACCCTTTGATAAAAGATGAGATAGAAAAAGAGTCAAGGGTTTTTGAGGAACAAAAAAAACCTTATTTTATAGATATTCCTCTTTTTTTTGAAAAGATGAATTATCCTATTTCTAAATCTCTTGTAGTCTATACTCCAAAAGAGATACAAATACAAAGGTTAATGCAAAGAGATAATATAACAGAAGAAGAAGCCCTTCTTAAGATATCAAATCAAATGGATATTGAAGAAAAAAAATCTATGGCAGATTTAATAATAGACAACTCTTCAAATTTAAAAAATTTACAAAATGAGGTTGAAAGAGTTATTAAGGAGATTTTATGA